One stretch of Thermococcus sp. DNA includes these proteins:
- a CDS encoding triphosphoribosyl-dephospho-CoA synthase, whose protein sequence is MKRFKLLRAFILGPLLEAAVPKPGNVNRYRDFNDLTFYNFLFAYTAVFGVYYEAIKTAELLRKGVLGFNEAGIGELIKRATQASHEAQDANPNFGIITLSIPLSMGMVLGRNMLDAREKARLLLEESTVRDTMEFYRAIRTVNPKGIPSGVKYDVYSDNSFRELFQAGINLTRLAEMSCDRELIFCEWLNGYELSYKTFSRLYELIKEVPFEDAVVRAFIELVAEKEDTLIARKAGKEEAGLVREKAREVLEGRLSVEEFDSFLRDKGDLRNPGSLADIMAISLSLLVLRGLRIEIRNGKVWGVIGRP, encoded by the coding sequence ATGAAGAGGTTCAAACTGCTGAGGGCCTTCATCCTAGGCCCGCTCTTAGAGGCGGCGGTTCCAAAGCCCGGGAACGTCAACCGCTATCGCGATTTCAACGACCTAACGTTCTACAACTTCCTTTTTGCGTATACTGCCGTCTTCGGCGTCTACTACGAGGCTATCAAAACGGCCGAACTCCTCAGAAAAGGGGTCTTAGGGTTCAACGAGGCAGGAATAGGCGAACTGATAAAGCGCGCCACTCAGGCGTCGCACGAGGCCCAGGACGCAAACCCGAACTTTGGAATTATAACCCTCTCGATCCCGCTCAGCATGGGGATGGTTCTGGGCAGGAACATGCTCGACGCCAGGGAGAAGGCGCGACTCCTGCTTGAGGAATCAACCGTGAGGGACACGATGGAGTTCTACCGCGCGATAAGGACTGTGAACCCCAAGGGCATTCCAAGTGGGGTGAAGTACGACGTTTACAGCGACAACTCCTTCAGAGAGCTTTTCCAGGCCGGGATAAACCTCACTCGTTTGGCCGAGATGAGCTGTGACAGGGAGCTTATCTTCTGCGAGTGGCTGAATGGATACGAGTTGAGCTACAAGACCTTTAGCAGGCTCTACGAGCTGATAAAAGAGGTCCCATTTGAGGACGCGGTGGTGAGAGCTTTCATCGAGCTTGTGGCAGAGAAAGAGGACACGCTAATAGCAAGGAAAGCGGGAAAGGAGGAGGCAGGGCTCGTCAGGGAGAAAGCCAGAGAGGTTCTTGAGGGAAGGCTATCGGTTGAAGAGTTCGACTCATTCCTGCGCGATAAAGGTGACCTGAGGAACCCAGGCAGTTTGGCGGACATAATGGCAATCTCCTTAAGCCTGCTCGTTCTCCGGGGGTTAAGAATTGAAATCAGAAATGGGAAGGTCTGGGGAGTTATAGGACGACCCTAA
- a CDS encoding family 4A encapsulin nanocompartment shell protein, whose protein sequence is MRGDLIRVLSSVEEKANELKLDGFEADLVLMGKEAYDFLKEQVREEFGGDEDVLELSGLRVKLLEELGGDAVVVDSKALGFGSGGAKRFRVVL, encoded by the coding sequence ATGCGCGGCGATCTTATACGGGTTCTCAGTTCGGTTGAGGAGAAGGCGAACGAGCTCAAGCTGGACGGTTTTGAGGCGGACCTTGTTCTCATGGGAAAAGAGGCCTACGATTTCCTCAAGGAGCAGGTGCGCGAGGAGTTCGGTGGGGATGAAGACGTTCTCGAGCTTTCCGGTCTCAGGGTGAAACTCCTTGAGGAACTCGGGGGAGACGCAGTGGTTGTGGACAGCAAGGCTCTTGGCTTCGGTTCCGGTGGGGCGAAGAGGTTTAGGGTCGTCCTATAA